A genomic segment from Nicotiana tabacum cultivar K326 chromosome 9, ASM71507v2, whole genome shotgun sequence encodes:
- the LOC107795495 gene encoding defensin-like protein 1, protein MAKSLVSYTTFLALLLCFLLISSNEMEAAEGKLCRRKSKTFSGYCFISEHCDEECKEKEGAKRGMCIKKSIFRRYCYCYHNCK, encoded by the exons ATGGCAAAGTCACTAGTGAGCTACACAACCTTCCTTGCTCTCCTCTTGTGCTTCCTCCTTATTTCATCCAATG AGATGGAAGCGGCAGAGGGCAAACTTTGTCGAAGGAAGAGCAAGACATTTTCTGGCTATTGCTTTATTAGTGAACACTGCGACGAAGAATGCAAAGAGAAAGAAGGGGCAAAGAGGGGTATGTGCATTAAAAAGAGCATATTTAGACGTTATTGCTACTGCTACCACAACTGCAAATAA